The Halarsenatibacter silvermanii DNA segment ATTGCCCGACGCCATAACATGGTTCCTCTAAAAAAGAATGATGACACGCTCATGGTGGCCATGACGGATCCCAATGATGTTGTTGCCATCGATGATGCTGAGATGTCATCCGGGCTGGAAATTCAGCCAATGATCGGAACGCATGAGGAAATAGAAGCAGCTCAGGATAAAATTTACCGCGGGGAAGCTGTCGAACTGGAAGAAATAACCGATTTTCAGGAGATACAGCAAGCAGACGATGAAGAGCTCGAAGAGGATGAACTGCAGGAGATGGTCGAGGAAGCTCCTGTTATCCGTCTGGCCAATAAAATTATATCCGAAGCCTATGAACAGGGAGCCAGCGATATCCATATAGAGCCGGGCGAGGATAAGGTTAATGTCAGAAACAGGATAGATGGGGTTTTGCACAGTCAATTTACCGTGCCTAAATCGATGCAGGCTGCTCTCATCTCCCGTTTTAAGATAATGGCTGATCTCGATATTACCGAACACCGACTGCCTCAGGACGGCAAGGTCAAGATGGGAGTTAAAGGCGAAGAGCTCGATATGAGAGTTTCCACCCTGCCGCTCATCAACGGCGAAAAGGTGGTAATTCGTCTTCTTTCGCGCGATTCTTCTCTGCTGCATCTGGATAATCTCGGTTTTAAGGAATCCAATCTGGATAAGTTCAGGAGGCTGATTAAAAAACCTCACGGAATTTTGCTGGCTACCGGACCCACCGGCAGCGGTAAATCGACCACGCTATTTGCCGCTATCAACGAGATGAATCGGCCTGACCGCAATATAGTCACCATCGAGGATCCGGTTGAGTATCAGCTTTCGGGCATCAATCAGGTCCAGGCCAATGAAGATATAGGCAGGGATTTTGCCACCTCACTGCGTTCGGTTCTCCGCCAGGACCCCGATATAATCATGGTGGGAGAGATTAGAGACGAGGATACCGCCGAGATAGCCGTCAGGGCTGCCCTGACCGGTCATCTGGTATTGAGCACTCTGCACACCAACGATGCTGCCAGCACTGTGACCCGGCTGGTCGACATGGGTCTGGCCTCTTATCTGGTGGGAGCTTCGGTCATTGGGGTTGTGGCTCAAAGACTAGTTCGCAGGCTCTGTCCTAACTGTCGCAGTAAAAAGAAGGAGATTGATGAGGTTGACAGGAACTTTATAGGTGAAGCTGATGTTGACGAAATTTACAGCTCCCGGGGCTGTTCTGAATGTGACGGCACCGGTTATCATGACAGAATAGCTATTCAGGAGGTGATGCCGGTATCGGAAGATATATCTCGTCTTATAGCTTCGGGGGCTAATCAGGACGAGATAAAGGATAAAGCCCGGGAAGAAGGTATGATGACGCTCAAAGAAGATGGGCTTTACAAGCTTGAACAGGGGCTTACCGATGTCGAAGAACTGAAGAGGATGATGTTCTGAAATTAGAGTTCTAAAATTAGAGCGGGTTTTAGATTTGAGGTGATCAGCAATAGATGAATCTAAAAAAAGTTCTGGAAGAAATAGTCGAGAATGACAACATCTCCGATCTTCATCTGACGGTTAATTCCCGGCCAATAGTGCGCGAGACCGGCCGGCTGGAATACTATTCCGGCGATGTGGGTAAGCTGGGAGGCGATGAACTGAGAAAGATTGCCCGCAGCATAATGGATGAAGATCAATGGTCAAGATTTCAGGAGGAGGGAGAGCTGGATTTTTCCTACAGCCTGCCCGGAGTTTCCCGCTTTCGTATCAACGTTTACCAGCAGCGGGGATCTGTATCGCTGGCCCTGAGGATAATTCCTCAGGGTGTGCCCAGCATAGATGAACTGGGACTGCCCCAGGTGCTCAAAAAGCTGGCCCGCCAGCGGCGGGGGCTGATTCTCTGCACCGGTCCCACCGGCAGCGGTAAATCTACAAGTCTGGCGGCTATGATTCAGGAGATTAACAAAAACAGAAAAGCCCATATCATAACTCTGGAGGATCCGATCGAATATCTTCATAATCACCGCCAGAGCATTGTTCATCAGCGCGAGGTCGGCAGCGATACCACCAGCTTCTCCAAGGCACTGCGGGCCGCCCTGCGTCAGGATCCGGATGTCATTCTGGTCGGTGAGATGCGCGATCTGGATACTATATCGATAGCTTTGGAGGCGGCCGAGACCGGCCATGTTGTGATGTCGACACTTCACACCAACAGCGCCGCTCAGACGGTTGACCGTATAATCGATGCATTTCCCTCCGGCCAGCAGGAGCAGGTCAGGACCCAGCTGGCTTCGATAATAAAAGGTGTAATAGCCCAGCAGCTTCTGCCGAAAAAAGATGATGATGGAAGGATAGCTGCTTTTGAGATAATGGTCGGTACCTCGGCTGTCAAAAATATCATCCGCGAGGGCAAATCAAGCCAGCTGGAATCGGCCATACAGACCGGCGGCAAACACGGAATGATCATGATGGAAAATTATCTGCTCGATCTTTATAATCAGGGTAAAATTTCCCGGGAGACGGCCGTCGATCGGGCCCGCAACACCGATTATCTGCGCAAGCGGATCAACAGATAAAAACCGGTTAAAAAAAAACAATCGAGCCAGTGAGAAGCCAACGGAGGAATAGTTATGTCACCGGAGTTTAATTACAGGGTTCGCGATCGAAGTGGTAATACCGAAGAGGGTACCGTCAGAGCTTCCAGCCGCAGTGAAGCAGCCAGAACCCTGCGGGAAGATGGTTATTTTGTCGCCTCCCTGGAAGAGATGGAACAGGAAGATGAAGGAGAAGGAGGAGGATTTCTGGACCGGGAGATAGATCTCTCATTTCTGGCCTTTTGGCGGGGAGGGCTCGATACCGAGGGTCTGGCCAAGTTTTCCGAGCAGTTTTCTGTTTTGATTTCGGCCGGTATACCCATCGTCGATGCTCTTGATATCGTGAGAGAACAGACGGAAGCCGACCATTTTGAGCAGGTACTGGAAGAGATTATAAGCGATATCGAAGGAGGCGAGGGTTTTTCCAGCGCCCTGCAGCAGCATCCGGACTATTTTCCCTCTTTTTTCTGTCAGCTAATCAGAGCAGGTGAGACCGGCGGTATTCTGGATGAGGTGCTGGTGGAACTGGCTCAACATTACCGCCGCCAGCATGAGATAAAAGAGGATATAAAATCGGCCCTGTATTATCCCGTGGCTATTATTGCGATAGCTGTTGCCGCCATTATATTTCTACTGACTTTTGTGGTGCCTGAAATCATGGAAATTTTTGATGCGCTGGATGTTGTCCTGCCGCTTCCGACTTTAATCCTCATAGGTATGAGCAATTTCATGCAGGCATTCTGGTGGCTTCTGCTGCTGGCGATTGTAATCTTATTTATGGCCGGTTTATCTTTTTATAGAACCAGGCGGGGCAAATTAATCTTTGATACCATAATTTTGAAAATTCCTCTGGTGGGATCGCTGGTTTTGAAAATATCGATAGCTCGCTTTTCCCGCACGCTGGCCCTTTTGCTGGACAGCGGAGTCAACCTCCTCTCAGCCCTGCCGGTGGTAGAGGAGATAGTTGCCAACCGAGTAATAGAAAAATCTCTGATTGAGGCCCGGGGACGTCTCAGAGGGGGAGTTAATATCTCTCAGCCCATGAGGGAAAGCGGGCTTTTCCCGCCTATGGTGGTGCAGATGATCGAGGTGGGGGAAGAAACAGGCAGCCTGGCCGATATGCTCAACAAAGTTTCCGGCTATTATGAGATGGAGGTGCAGAAAACCATCCAGGGATCGATCTCGCTGATAGAACCGGCTTTAATAGTTTTTCTGGCTGTTGTAGTAGGTTTTATAGCTCTATCCGTCGTTCTGCCTCTATTCGATCTCTATGCAGCATTATAATTTCCGATCTAAAACTGTCTTCAATTTGCGCTGGCTCTGCCGGAAAATAATCTGGATCAAAAAATGAGGTATTGCCATGCAGTCATTTATCTTTCTGCTGCTGGGTCTTATCGTCGGCAGCTTTATAAACGTCCTGATAGTAAGAGTTCCCCGGGGCCAATCTATAATCAATCCCCGCTCCCATTGTCCCGATTGCGGCCATGAGCTGAAAGCTTTTGAGCTGATACCGGTCTTGAGTTTTATCCTGCTGCGGGGAAAATGCCGCGAGTGCGGGGTTACTATACCGCTGCGATATCCGCTGGTAGAACTCATGACAGGATTTTTGTTTTTGGCCAACTTTTATTTGGCGGCTGAACCGGTGGAACTAATTTCGGGGATGGTATTCATAACCCTGCTGCTGCCTTTGAGCGTGATCGATCTGCGCGAGCAGATACTTCCCGATAAATTGAACCTGGCCGGCATGGCGGCCGGCCTGACTTTAAGTTTTTTTCGGGTCGATTTCACTCCTCTGACCTCGATTTCCGGCATTCTGGCCGGCGGAGGTTTCCTTTTTGCCCTGGCGATCATTTCCCGCGGAGGTATAGGGGGCGGAGATATAAAGCTTATGCTTTTTACAGGTTCTTTTTTGGGAGCTCCGCTGGTGCTGATCAGCATATTTCTGGCCGCAATTCTGGGGCTTATAGCCTCGCTGCCCTCGTTATTTCGCGGACAGATGGGACTTAAAAGCAAACTGCCCTTCGGCCCTTTTCTGGCGCTCTCAGCTCTAATTTTATGGTATTTCGGCGCTGAACTTCTTTCGTTTTATCTGCAGCTTTTTTAAAAACTTTTTACCGGGCTTTTTACAGTCGCTATAATAATGTTATAATTATGATACAGTCTACATTTGACAGTCTATATTCGCAATTGGTCGCCAATGAATGGGGAGTTAATAATGTTTAATAGAATAAAAAAGATCCTGTCCGGAACCCGATTTACTGCGGTTGATTTTGGCCACAGCAGCATCAAGCTGGCTCAGGGAAAGGCCAGAAATAATTCTTTTGAGTTGACCGGGCTCGACCGGGAAGATCTGGAACCGGGCGCTGTAAAAGAGGGAGAGATAGATGATATTTCTCTGGTGGTAGAATCGATGGAAAAGCTTTTACAGCGGGGGCTGCGCAGAAAAGGCGAAATTCTTTATGCTCCCGCCTCCGGACAGATTGTTGTCAGGATAATAGAACTTCCGCAGATGCCGGAAGATGAGCTGGAAGAAGCTATCCGCTGGGAAGCTGATGACTATCTGCCGATACCTATCGATCGGGCTGAGCTGGAATATATAATTCTGGAGGAGCTGGAAGAAGAGTATCGGGTTCTGATCTCGGTTATTCCCGGCGAGGTGCTGGTTGACTATCAGGAGGTTTTCAGCCAGCTAAATCTGAAGCCGAAAGTGGCCAATTTGCAGGAACTGGCCTTAGTATCACTGCTTCTATATCTGGATGAATTCTCCGAACCGAGCGCCATTATAGATATGGGCGGCCGGAGAACCCAGGTGGTCATCGGGGCAGATCACAATATATTTTTATGCCGCGGTTCTGATGTGGGTGGTTCGGATTTCACCGAGTTTTATCAGGCCGAAGCGGAGAGCTGGCAGGAAGCTGAGGACCTTAAACGCGAGCGGGGAATTCCGGCTGAAAGCAAGGATTTTCTGGAGCTTGAGAGCAGTCCTTCCATTCAAATCGATAATTTAATCAGGGAAATCGAGCGCTCGCTCAACTATTACAGCAGTCAAAATAGGGGAGAGACCGTCGAAAATATTTATTTTACAGGCGGAGGTTTTAAGCTTGCGGGCCTGGTGGAGAGAATCGAGGAGCAGCTCAATATCGAGATGACCGGGCTTGATTTCACCGAAAAACTGGGATTTTCCCCGGAAAACTCCGATGCTGATGATTTCCACGGTGTGAGTGTCGGCCTGATGGCCAGCGAGGTGATCGAAGGTGAGGGTTAATTTTCTCGACGAAGAAAAGATTTCCCGGGAGATAAGGTGGGACCAGATATTTATAGTGCTGGCGATCATTTTGCTGCTGGCCGCGCCGGCCCTGCATTTTTCCTACCATCTTTATGGTGCCCGTCAGATAGAAAATGAGATCGACAGGGTCAACCGCCAGATAGGTCTAATCCAGGCCGATGTGGAAGAGCACCAAAGACTGGAGGAGCAGGTTGAGGAATATCAGGAGATTATCGAGGATCGCCAGATGCGACATCTGCTGCCCGAAGCCCTGCGCAGCCTGGGTGAAGAGATTTCGGCAGACATTCATCTGGAATATCTGGAATTTTATGAAGGGGAAATTTTTATCGGAGGAGTCGGCAGTTCGACGGGGGAAGTGCTGGGTTATGCCTCAAGCTTAGAAAGGGCTGCACCTTTCAGCTCGGCTGAAGTGGAAAATTTGGACAGCAACGATACCGTCGATTTTGATATGCATCTGGAAGTAAAGCGGGAGGGGGAGTGAAAATTGCTGGATAGATTTTCAAAGCGGGAAAAGCTTTTCCTGCTGGCAGGATTTCTGATAGTCGGGCTGACCCTTTATTATTTACTTCTTTTTTCTCCCCTGCGTGAAGAGACAGCAAATTCCCGCCAGCAGCTGGAAAATCTGGAGCGGGAGTATGAAGATTATCTGAGCCAGATCGAAGATATACCCCGCCTGGAAGAAGAACTGGAGGAGCTGGAAGAAGAGGTGGGAATCGCAGATGAAGCAGAAGGTCCTGATCGAAAGGAAAATGTGCTGGATTTTTTGGATGAAGGCCTGGCCCGTCATGATCTAAACCTCCGCAGCTACAGCCCTGAATCCGCTGAAGATGGGGACTTTGTTCATCTCCAGTTAGCCGGCAGCTACCACGGGCTGCTGGATTTCATCGGTCGCAGCTATGAACATTATCCCCGGCTTAAAGCTGAAGAGATGTATATAAATATGGAGGAAAATGTTCTCGAGATCGAAATATTATTATTTCTGGAGGATTAGAGCAACAGGATATTAATTATCTTCAGGCAGTAAAATCTGAGGAGTGTAAGTTCAAAATGAGAAAAATTTTCAGCTGTTCTGGCAAAAAATATATATCTACGCTGCCGGCTGTTCTTCTGGCGATGGTTGTAATTTTAATAATTATCCTGTTTTCTGGCTATCAGCTGCAGGCAGAGAACGAAGAAGCGGATTCACAGACCGAGGAAATAGAGGAAATGATCGAACAGATGCAGATCGATCCCGAGAATTTAGAAGAGCTGGAAGATCTCGATTCGGAAGAGCTGGATCTGGACTCGCTGGAAAATGGATCGATCTCTCCTGAAGAACTTATGCAGATTAGAGATCCTTTTTCTGATCCTGACGCCTCTGAGGAGGAGATAGAGGAGGAGCCGCCGGAAGAACCGCAGATAGAGGAAGACGAGATAGTTCCGCCGGAATTTACCCTGCTGGGCTATACTCATCTTGCCGGCAGATATTTGCTTGCCGTCTGGCATCAGGGCGAGGCAGAACTCCTGGCTTCCGGCGATTCGCTGGCAGGCTTTGCTTTTCGGGAGTGGCGGGATGACAGAGCAGTTTTTGAAAAAGAGGGAGAAACATTTTATCTCAGCACCGGGGAGTGAGAATCTATGGAAAGAAACTCAAATCATACCAGCAAGATTTTAAAATCGTTGGTGTTATCATTCCTAATGATGATTTTGCTGTTGATGTTTTCGATTGGCGGGGGGCTTGAGAGCCTCCAGGCGGTCGAGCTTGATGACCAAAAAATAGATATGGAGTACGTGGATACGCCGGTGCGGGAGGTTTTACGTTCGCTGGCCAGGCTGAGCGGCGAGAATATCGTTTTTGATGAAACTGTTGAAGGCGAGATCACGCTCGAGCTTGAAGGCGTGGATCTGCGCACGGCGATGGATAAAATTCTCTCGGTAAAAGATCTTGATTATTACATAGAGGACGAGATCATGGTGGTGGCCAGTCCGGAAAGGATCGACGAACTTTACCGCGAGATAGAGCGCAGATTATATACTCTCGAGCATACAGGAACTCAGGAAGCCTCCGAGCTGATAGGTGAAATGCTGCCTCAGGTCGATGTCGATATGCTGCCGGATCAAAAGAGACTCATTTTAAGCGGTCTTCCTGAAAATTTGCAGGAAGCTGAAGAATTATTGCAGGAGATAGACCAGCCCATACCTCATGAATCGCAGGTTTTTTCTCTGGAAAATATCTCCCCGGAAGAAGCAGCTGCTGAGATCGAAAGCCTTTTTCCCGATATTTTTGTCAGTGCCCGCCAGGCTTACGGTGATATCATTGTCCGGGGTCATACAGATGAGCTGAATGAAGCCGCAAAATTAATCGAGGATATCGATATCCCTCGCGATAAAATCAGAGAAACATATTTACCTGCAGATCTCGATCCCGAAGATTTACAGAGGCGATTGATGGAAATTTATAGCGAAGAGGAACTAAATGTGCAGATCAGCGAGGGCATTATAACACTCGAAGGGCGTCCTGCAGCAGTGGAAGAGGCGATAGGTGTCATGTCTGAACTGGAAGAAGTGGAAGAAGAGCTGGTGGAGACTTCAGTGAGGCTCAACTACATAGATGTCGAAGAAATGCAGGAAATAATCACCGGCATGGAGGAAGGTATCAGCCTGCAGGCCAGCACCGAGCGCGACACACTTTTTTTGCAGGGAGGGGAAAGCAGGGTCCGTCGGGCTGAAGATGCAGTCAGAGAGCTTGATCATCCCCGTCGGCAGGTGCTGCTTGAAGTGAATGTAGAAGAAATTTCCCTTGATGTTCTGGAGGAAAAAGGCATTAATGTGGACGAACTGAGGGAGGACGTTTCAGCTATAGGACTCGATTATGATGACGATTATCTGATCTCCGGATTCGATGTCGATATGCCCGAAGTTTATGATTTATTTGAAAAGGAAGATGCAACCGAAACACTGGCCACTCCCAGTCTGCTGACGCTGGATGGGGAAGAGGCGGAGCTGGAAATTGTTGAAGAAGTCCCTTACAGAGAAGAAACCGACGTGGACAATGGAACTGATGTCAGCTGGGAATACGAAGAAGTGGGTGTAACTTTGAATTTCAATCCTTCGGTGACCGAGGAAGATACCATCAATCTGCATATGGAACCCGAAGTCAGCACAATCGTAGATAGAGAATTTGAGGGGGCGCCTCCTGAAACCAGAGCCAGAAGATTTGAAAACACGGTCAAACTTCATGACGGCCAGACTTTTGCCGTGGGAGGCTTGATTCAGGAAGAAGAAAGACATGACATGCGGCAGATACCCTATCTGGGAGATCTTCCCCTGCTGGGCAGATTATTCAGCTACGAAGAGCTGCAGGAAGATCAGACAGAGATTTTTATCTTCATAGAAGCTCATATTGTTGACATTATGGAGGACGATCTGGATATGGAGGAGATCGATCATGAAGTCTTTGAGGACAGAGGGGAAGATTTTGAAGTTCATTCTGATCCCTATGGAGGGATGAAAGATGAGCAAACCCAGGAGGATCTTATCGAACCTGAAGCAGAGCTCGATGATCCTGAAACCGGCGAAATTTTGCCGGAAGAAGATAAAGATGAATCGCTGACAGATAGGATGGATGAAGTCATAGATGATTTTATGTCTCGATATGAAAATGATGAAAATAATTATGATAATGATGTAGATAACGGCAAAGATGAGAACCAAAGTATGGACGGGGAAGTTGATTTTAAAACTACTGAAGAAATGCCGGAGCCCGAGCATTTACAGGCTGATGAGCTGGAATCCAGATACCTGATTCAGACAGGAGCCTTCAGCGAAAAACGGG contains these protein-coding regions:
- a CDS encoding GspE/PulE family protein → MSEEKKRLGDLLLEYDYIDEEEFEEALARQQESDKRLGQMLVDLGYISEKDLIQVLEFQLQVPYADPEKYYFDSSLAEYLPENIARRHNMVPLKKNDDTLMVAMTDPNDVVAIDDAEMSSGLEIQPMIGTHEEIEAAQDKIYRGEAVELEEITDFQEIQQADDEELEEDELQEMVEEAPVIRLANKIISEAYEQGASDIHIEPGEDKVNVRNRIDGVLHSQFTVPKSMQAALISRFKIMADLDITEHRLPQDGKVKMGVKGEELDMRVSTLPLINGEKVVIRLLSRDSSLLHLDNLGFKESNLDKFRRLIKKPHGILLATGPTGSGKSTTLFAAINEMNRPDRNIVTIEDPVEYQLSGINQVQANEDIGRDFATSLRSVLRQDPDIIMVGEIRDEDTAEIAVRAALTGHLVLSTLHTNDAASTVTRLVDMGLASYLVGASVIGVVAQRLVRRLCPNCRSKKKEIDEVDRNFIGEADVDEIYSSRGCSECDGTGYHDRIAIQEVMPVSEDISRLIASGANQDEIKDKAREEGMMTLKEDGLYKLEQGLTDVEELKRMMF
- a CDS encoding secretin N-terminal domain-containing protein → MMILLLMFSIGGGLESLQAVELDDQKIDMEYVDTPVREVLRSLARLSGENIVFDETVEGEITLELEGVDLRTAMDKILSVKDLDYYIEDEIMVVASPERIDELYREIERRLYTLEHTGTQEASELIGEMLPQVDVDMLPDQKRLILSGLPENLQEAEELLQEIDQPIPHESQVFSLENISPEEAAAEIESLFPDIFVSARQAYGDIIVRGHTDELNEAAKLIEDIDIPRDKIRETYLPADLDPEDLQRRLMEIYSEEELNVQISEGIITLEGRPAAVEEAIGVMSELEEVEEELVETSVRLNYIDVEEMQEIITGMEEGISLQASTERDTLFLQGGESRVRRAEDAVRELDHPRRQVLLEVNVEEISLDVLEEKGINVDELREDVSAIGLDYDDDYLISGFDVDMPEVYDLFEKEDATETLATPSLLTLDGEEAELEIVEEVPYREETDVDNGTDVSWEYEEVGVTLNFNPSVTEEDTINLHMEPEVSTIVDREFEGAPPETRARRFENTVKLHDGQTFAVGGLIQEEERHDMRQIPYLGDLPLLGRLFSYEELQEDQTEIFIFIEAHIVDIMEDDLDMEEIDHEVFEDRGEDFEVHSDPYGGMKDEQTQEDLIEPEAELDDPETGEILPEEDKDESLTDRMDEVIDDFMSRYENDENNYDNDVDNGKDENQSMDGEVDFKTTEEMPEPEHLQADELESRYLIQTGAFSEKRGAEIQAGNLLKRGYSAFLYSSEPYTVQVKGGQNREEAEELVQELEKLVDEVLLHRPEIQE
- a CDS encoding type II secretion system F family protein, coding for MSPEFNYRVRDRSGNTEEGTVRASSRSEAARTLREDGYFVASLEEMEQEDEGEGGGFLDREIDLSFLAFWRGGLDTEGLAKFSEQFSVLISAGIPIVDALDIVREQTEADHFEQVLEEIISDIEGGEGFSSALQQHPDYFPSFFCQLIRAGETGGILDEVLVELAQHYRRQHEIKEDIKSALYYPVAIIAIAVAAIIFLLTFVVPEIMEIFDALDVVLPLPTLILIGMSNFMQAFWWLLLLAIVILFMAGLSFYRTRRGKLIFDTIILKIPLVGSLVLKISIARFSRTLALLLDSGVNLLSALPVVEEIVANRVIEKSLIEARGRLRGGVNISQPMRESGLFPPMVVQMIEVGEETGSLADMLNKVSGYYEMEVQKTIQGSISLIEPALIVFLAVVVGFIALSVVLPLFDLYAAL
- the pilM gene encoding pilus assembly protein PilM, whose product is MFNRIKKILSGTRFTAVDFGHSSIKLAQGKARNNSFELTGLDREDLEPGAVKEGEIDDISLVVESMEKLLQRGLRRKGEILYAPASGQIVVRIIELPQMPEDELEEAIRWEADDYLPIPIDRAELEYIILEELEEEYRVLISVIPGEVLVDYQEVFSQLNLKPKVANLQELALVSLLLYLDEFSEPSAIIDMGGRRTQVVIGADHNIFLCRGSDVGGSDFTEFYQAEAESWQEAEDLKRERGIPAESKDFLELESSPSIQIDNLIREIERSLNYYSSQNRGETVENIYFTGGGFKLAGLVERIEEQLNIEMTGLDFTEKLGFSPENSDADDFHGVSVGLMASEVIEGEG
- a CDS encoding PilN domain-containing protein: MRVNFLDEEKISREIRWDQIFIVLAIILLLAAPALHFSYHLYGARQIENEIDRVNRQIGLIQADVEEHQRLEEQVEEYQEIIEDRQMRHLLPEALRSLGEEISADIHLEYLEFYEGEIFIGGVGSSTGEVLGYASSLERAAPFSSAEVENLDSNDTVDFDMHLEVKREGE
- a CDS encoding type IV pilus twitching motility protein PilT, translating into MNLKKVLEEIVENDNISDLHLTVNSRPIVRETGRLEYYSGDVGKLGGDELRKIARSIMDEDQWSRFQEEGELDFSYSLPGVSRFRINVYQQRGSVSLALRIIPQGVPSIDELGLPQVLKKLARQRRGLILCTGPTGSGKSTSLAAMIQEINKNRKAHIITLEDPIEYLHNHRQSIVHQREVGSDTTSFSKALRAALRQDPDVILVGEMRDLDTISIALEAAETGHVVMSTLHTNSAAQTVDRIIDAFPSGQQEQVRTQLASIIKGVIAQQLLPKKDDDGRIAAFEIMVGTSAVKNIIREGKSSQLESAIQTGGKHGMIMMENYLLDLYNQGKISRETAVDRARNTDYLRKRINR
- a CDS encoding prepilin peptidase, translating into MQSFIFLLLGLIVGSFINVLIVRVPRGQSIINPRSHCPDCGHELKAFELIPVLSFILLRGKCRECGVTIPLRYPLVELMTGFLFLANFYLAAEPVELISGMVFITLLLPLSVIDLREQILPDKLNLAGMAAGLTLSFFRVDFTPLTSISGILAGGGFLFALAIISRGGIGGGDIKLMLFTGSFLGAPLVLISIFLAAILGLIASLPSLFRGQMGLKSKLPFGPFLALSALILWYFGAELLSFYLQLF
- the gspM gene encoding type II secretion system protein GspM, with amino-acid sequence MLDRFSKREKLFLLAGFLIVGLTLYYLLLFSPLREETANSRQQLENLEREYEDYLSQIEDIPRLEEELEELEEEVGIADEAEGPDRKENVLDFLDEGLARHDLNLRSYSPESAEDGDFVHLQLAGSYHGLLDFIGRSYEHYPRLKAEEMYINMEENVLEIEILLFLED